From a region of the Deltaproteobacteria bacterium genome:
- a CDS encoding polymer-forming cytoskeletal protein: MVKAELQTFLDSGTSFEGKISFTGSVRIDGHFRGTANADGTLIVGESGTIDAKLDVRCLIVRGSVVGDVTAKERVEVGPQGRLDGVVRTPRIRIDDGARITARIEMGEPTGGGPIGAPRR, encoded by the coding sequence ATCGTGAAGGCGGAGCTTCAGACCTTCCTCGACAGCGGCACCTCGTTCGAGGGAAAGATCTCGTTCACCGGCTCGGTTCGGATCGACGGGCACTTCCGCGGCACGGCAAACGCGGACGGCACCCTGATCGTGGGCGAGAGCGGGACGATCGACGCAAAGCTCGACGTCCGCTGTCTGATCGTGCGCGGGTCCGTCGTTGGAGATGTGACTGCGAAGGAGCGCGTCGAGGTCGGCCCGCAGGGCCGCCTGGACGGTGTAGTTCGGACTCCTCGGATTCGCATCGACGACGGCGCGCGGATTACCGCGCGCATCGAGATGGGCGAGCCCACGGGAGGCGGGCCGATCGGCGCACCCCGACGCTGA
- the rsmG gene encoding 16S rRNA (guanine(527)-N(7))-methyltransferase RsmG produces MGRAQHPEGRARGSLRERGRGSAQAGSNYARLSREATSEAALSRFIQELTLWGERMNLVGSTDPAAIARHVDDALAAVPHLDQGLSVVDLGSGAGFPGLPIAISRRDLRVSLVEIREKRVAFLRHVARALTLEVDILRRSIEAPAPKRFDRVLLRAVAHPERSAELGRGWVSEGGEIWVWAGPGVERPDARSIPLASGGAILRIPAAAVSRGTD; encoded by the coding sequence GTGGGTCGTGCACAACACCCTGAAGGACGAGCGCGGGGTTCGCTCCGAGAGCGAGGGCGAGGGTCCGCGCAAGCGGGTTCGAATTACGCCCGATTGAGTCGAGAGGCGACCTCGGAAGCGGCTCTCTCTCGCTTCATTCAGGAGCTCACCCTCTGGGGTGAGCGGATGAACCTGGTCGGGTCGACCGACCCGGCGGCGATCGCTAGGCATGTGGATGATGCGCTCGCCGCCGTTCCCCACCTGGACCAGGGCCTCTCCGTCGTGGATCTGGGCAGTGGCGCGGGCTTCCCCGGGCTTCCGATCGCGATCTCGCGCCGCGACCTCCGCGTGAGTCTGGTTGAGATCCGCGAGAAGCGCGTGGCCTTTCTCCGGCACGTCGCTCGGGCTCTCACGCTCGAGGTCGACATCCTTCGTCGGTCGATCGAAGCTCCCGCGCCGAAGCGCTTCGATCGTGTGCTGCTTCGCGCAGTTGCCCACCCGGAGCGCTCCGCGGAGCTCGGCCGGGGATGGGTGTCCGAGGGCGGCGAGATCTGGGTCTGGGCCGGGCCCGGCGTCGAGCGCCCGGACGCGCGATCGATCCCGCTGGCCTCGGGTGGAGCCATCTTGCGCATCCCTGCGGCGGCGGTTTCCCGTGGAACGGATTGA
- the rnpA gene encoding ribonuclease P protein component, which produces MCSRVGARRVVTSSRGSRRRGSHPSAPDGTGRGVLRRRMRRSDFVAVSESGRRRSTRFFIALLMDRKDGGPTRLGITVTRKVGGAVRRNRIKRLAREWFRSRSREFGSCDLVLIAKRDIPPSLRLAELRQDLDLRLAPPDGSEAPR; this is translated from the coding sequence ATGTGCTCTCGCGTCGGCGCGCGAAGGGTCGTCACGAGCTCACGCGGGTCTCGAAGAAGAGGTAGCCATCCGTCGGCGCCGGACGGCACTGGCCGCGGGGTTCTTCGTCGGAGAATGCGCAGAAGTGACTTCGTCGCGGTCTCCGAGTCCGGTCGACGCCGGTCGACCCGATTCTTCATTGCACTGCTCATGGATCGAAAGGACGGCGGACCCACCCGCCTAGGCATCACCGTCACGCGCAAGGTCGGCGGCGCCGTGCGGCGCAACCGGATCAAGCGCCTCGCCCGCGAATGGTTTCGCAGTCGTTCCCGAGAGTTCGGATCGTGCGATTTAGTCCTCATCGCCAAGCGCGACATCCCGCCGTCCTTGCGGTTGGCGGAGCTGCGCCAGGATCTCGATCTGAGACTCGCGCCGCCCGACGGGTCGGAAGCGCCGCGTTGA
- the yidD gene encoding membrane protein insertion efficiency factor YidD, translated as MVSQSFPRVRIVRFSPHRQARHPAVLAVGGAAPGSRSETRAARRVGSAALIALVRGYRLVISPWLGSACRFNPSCSQFAVAVIERDGAARGGLRALRRIARCHPLGGGGLDLP; from the coding sequence ATGGTTTCGCAGTCGTTCCCGAGAGTTCGGATCGTGCGATTTAGTCCTCATCGCCAAGCGCGACATCCCGCCGTCCTTGCGGTTGGCGGAGCTGCGCCAGGATCTCGATCTGAGACTCGCGCCGCCCGACGGGTCGGAAGCGCCGCGTTGATCGCGCTGGTCCGCGGGTATCGGCTCGTGATTTCACCCTGGCTCGGATCGGCGTGTCGATTCAACCCGAGCTGCTCCCAGTTTGCAGTCGCCGTGATCGAGCGCGATGGCGCGGCGCGCGGGGGATTGCGTGCGCTGCGCAGGATCGCGCGCTGCCACCCGCTCGGCGGTGGCGGGCTGGATCTTCCCTAG
- a CDS encoding ParA family protein: MARVIVVANQKGGVGKTTTAVNLAASLAAAECPTLLIDLDPQANATSSLGFSPSDYSGDTYDALLGDAKLGEVLLETQLQFLKLAPSSTELVGAEVELATAVDREQRLKRAISEIREHFRVVLIDTPPSLGLLTLNALVAADFFLVPLQCEYLALEGLAKLTQTIDLVRSSLNPTLEIEGLLLTMYDVRNNLAMQVARETREHFPGKVFRTVIPRNVRLSEAPSFGKPALLYDINSKGALSYLQLAEEILERINHGHT, from the coding sequence GTGGCTCGAGTCATCGTCGTTGCGAACCAGAAGGGCGGCGTCGGCAAGACGACGACCGCGGTGAATCTTGCGGCTTCGCTGGCGGCAGCAGAGTGCCCGACACTCCTGATCGACCTGGACCCACAGGCGAACGCGACGTCGAGCCTTGGCTTCTCGCCGTCGGACTATTCCGGCGACACCTACGACGCCCTGCTCGGAGACGCGAAGCTCGGAGAGGTGTTGCTGGAGACGCAGCTTCAGTTCCTGAAGCTCGCGCCCTCGTCGACGGAACTCGTCGGCGCAGAGGTCGAGCTCGCCACGGCCGTGGATCGCGAGCAACGGCTGAAGCGCGCGATATCGGAAATTCGTGAGCACTTTCGAGTAGTTCTGATCGATACGCCGCCTTCGCTCGGGCTCCTCACGCTGAACGCCCTGGTGGCCGCCGACTTTTTTCTGGTCCCTCTGCAATGCGAGTATCTCGCGCTAGAGGGCCTTGCAAAGCTCACCCAGACGATCGATCTCGTCCGCTCGTCTCTGAATCCGACGCTCGAGATCGAGGGCCTGCTGCTGACCATGTACGACGTGCGCAACAACCTGGCGATGCAGGTCGCGCGAGAGACCCGCGAGCACTTCCCGGGAAAGGTGTTTCGGACGGTGATTCCCCGGAACGTCCGGCTGTCCGAGGCGCCGAGCTTCGGCAAGCCGGCGCTTCTCTACGACATCAACTCCAAGGGCGCGCTCAGCTATCTGCAGCTCGCCGAGGAGATTCTGGAGAGGATCAATCATGGCCACACGTAA
- a CDS encoding ParB/RepB/Spo0J family partition protein has product MATRKALGRGLSALIPSTAASASVGTAPGDREILAHEDSAAAPLFVSISRIAPNPSQPRKTFRESDLSALAASIREQGVLQPLVVRKRGDGYELIIGERRWRASQIAGLDEVPVVVLDASDRQVVEMALVENVQRADLNPMELAQAFKVLVEDEEMTQDEVGRRVGLDRSSVSNHLRLLELTGPIQQDLIDQRISMGHAKAILQVPAPQRAMLRDQIVRQGLSVRAAEELGRRAASSARQRPRPGPSRDVHVIDLEERLRKDLKTKVRIVGRRARGRIEIEFHGESELERLSDRLLGDES; this is encoded by the coding sequence ATGGCCACACGTAAGGCGCTCGGACGCGGTCTCTCTGCCCTGATTCCGTCGACAGCAGCTTCGGCATCGGTGGGGACGGCTCCGGGCGACCGCGAGATCCTCGCCCACGAGGATTCCGCGGCGGCGCCCCTCTTCGTGTCGATCTCGCGAATCGCGCCGAATCCCAGTCAGCCGCGGAAGACGTTTCGCGAGAGCGACCTCTCCGCCCTGGCGGCGTCGATTCGCGAGCAGGGAGTGCTCCAGCCGCTGGTCGTCCGAAAGCGCGGTGACGGCTACGAGCTGATCATCGGCGAGCGCCGCTGGCGGGCTTCGCAGATCGCGGGCCTCGACGAGGTGCCCGTGGTCGTGCTCGACGCGAGCGATCGGCAAGTCGTCGAGATGGCGCTGGTCGAGAACGTTCAGCGCGCTGACCTGAACCCGATGGAGCTCGCGCAGGCGTTCAAGGTGCTCGTCGAAGACGAGGAAATGACGCAGGACGAAGTCGGGCGCCGAGTGGGCTTGGATCGCTCGAGTGTGTCGAATCACCTACGACTTCTCGAGCTCACGGGCCCGATTCAGCAAGATCTGATTGACCAGCGCATCTCCATGGGCCATGCGAAGGCCATCCTGCAGGTCCCGGCGCCGCAGCGCGCAATGCTGCGCGACCAGATCGTTCGCCAGGGGCTCTCGGTGCGGGCAGCCGAGGAGCTTGGCCGACGCGCTGCGTCTAGCGCGCGTCAACGGCCGCGGCCCGGTCCTTCGAGAGACGTACACGTGATCGATCTCGAAGAGCGCTTGAGGAAAGATCTGAAGACGAAGGTCCGCATCGTCGGGCGACGAGCTCGCGGGCGAATCGAGATCGAGTTCCACGGCGAGAGCGAGCTCGAGCGCCTCAGCGATCGGCTCCTGGGAGACGAATCGTGA
- a CDS encoding 50S ribosomal protein L34, with protein MKRTFQPSRIRRARNHGFRARMSTTAGRNVLSRRRAKGRHELTRVSKKR; from the coding sequence ATGAAACGCACGTTCCAACCCAGCCGAATCCGGCGCGCACGCAATCACGGTTTCCGCGCCCGGATGAGCACCACAGCCGGGCGCAATGTGCTCTCGCGTCGGCGCGCGAAGGGTCGTCACGAGCTCACGCGGGTCTCGAAGAAGAGGTAG
- the yidC gene encoding membrane protein insertase YidC, which translates to MDRVQIAAIAAAVALMVASFVFAPAPPPADLPAVEPKSSEEPPAAAPSGEGQAEPPVPIERALDEVKAKTVTLENDAVRVSVSNLGGRLERVELLKYRATVDKHSGPVELVTSEPRGALFIFLGPEPLRSLEGSVYEIVASGPRSVELRAERDGVAVTRRVEVDDTGYGGRATVSIQNQSSAAVRPKLDVVGYGQQRNDGAPDFFLNYSVVASVDGEAKRMPVAGIGTAGFLGGLLGRAAPTGTAYPAPVEWVGVDSQYFLIAAIPDSPRDSTAFLGPLGRDLGQAALGAASFDVPPGTGVERSYRLFFGPKTPELVATVDPRLENSIDAGWALVRPLVHAFEAMLRWTHANVVANYGIAIILITLLVRVVTFPLTQRSMKSMKRFAVIAPQMKELQTKYGSDREKLQEEMMKLYRQKGMNPLSAMGGGCVPILVQMPFMIALYFALQTSIELRHAPFALWINDLSAAEDFFAIAGLPIRVLPLLMGGSMLLQQRLTPAPNADPQQRQMMTLMSVAFTFMFYQFPSGLVLYWFVSNLLGIAQQLYVNRTPTPTAPAT; encoded by the coding sequence GTGGATCGCGTACAGATCGCAGCTATTGCCGCCGCCGTCGCACTGATGGTCGCGTCATTCGTGTTCGCACCGGCGCCTCCTCCCGCGGATCTGCCGGCGGTCGAGCCGAAGTCCTCCGAAGAGCCGCCCGCGGCGGCCCCGAGCGGCGAGGGACAGGCCGAGCCTCCCGTCCCGATCGAGCGGGCCTTGGACGAAGTGAAGGCGAAGACTGTGACGCTGGAGAATGACGCGGTCAGGGTCAGCGTCAGCAATCTCGGCGGCCGTCTGGAGCGCGTCGAGCTGCTCAAGTACCGCGCCACGGTCGACAAGCACTCCGGGCCAGTGGAGCTGGTGACCAGCGAGCCCCGGGGGGCGCTCTTCATCTTCCTCGGTCCCGAGCCGCTTCGCTCGCTCGAGGGCTCGGTGTACGAGATCGTCGCTTCTGGTCCGCGCTCGGTGGAGCTCCGCGCGGAGCGAGACGGGGTCGCGGTGACGCGTCGTGTCGAAGTCGATGACACGGGCTACGGCGGTCGGGCGACCGTGTCAATCCAGAATCAGAGCTCTGCCGCGGTCAGGCCGAAGCTCGACGTCGTGGGCTACGGCCAGCAGAGAAACGACGGAGCGCCGGACTTCTTCTTGAACTACAGCGTGGTGGCCTCGGTGGACGGCGAGGCGAAGCGCATGCCGGTGGCCGGCATCGGCACGGCGGGTTTCCTCGGCGGTCTGCTCGGGCGCGCGGCTCCGACGGGGACCGCGTACCCGGCGCCCGTCGAGTGGGTGGGGGTCGACAGCCAGTACTTCCTGATCGCCGCGATTCCCGACAGCCCGCGAGACAGCACGGCTTTTCTAGGGCCGCTCGGCCGCGATCTGGGACAGGCCGCGCTCGGAGCGGCGAGCTTCGACGTGCCGCCTGGGACCGGCGTGGAGCGGAGCTACCGGCTGTTCTTCGGCCCCAAGACCCCCGAGCTCGTAGCCACCGTCGACCCGCGTCTGGAGAATTCGATCGATGCCGGCTGGGCGCTGGTGCGCCCGCTGGTGCATGCGTTCGAGGCGATGCTTCGCTGGACCCACGCGAACGTCGTCGCGAACTACGGGATCGCGATCATCCTGATCACCCTGCTCGTCCGCGTCGTGACGTTCCCGTTGACGCAGCGCTCGATGAAGTCGATGAAGCGATTCGCGGTGATCGCGCCGCAGATGAAGGAGCTTCAGACCAAGTACGGCAGCGACCGCGAGAAGCTCCAAGAGGAGATGATGAAGCTCTACCGCCAGAAAGGGATGAATCCGCTCTCGGCGATGGGCGGCGGATGCGTGCCGATCCTGGTCCAGATGCCCTTCATGATCGCGCTGTACTTCGCGTTGCAGACCTCGATCGAGCTGCGCCATGCTCCATTTGCGCTCTGGATCAACGACCTGTCGGCCGCAGAGGATTTCTTCGCGATCGCGGGTCTTCCGATCCGCGTGCTTCCATTGCTGATGGGCGGCTCCATGCTCCTGCAGCAGAGGCTGACTCCGGCGCCGAACGCGGATCCTCAGCAAAGGCAGATGATGACACTGATGAGTGTCGCATTCACCTTCATGTTCTACCAGTTCCCGTCGGGGCTCGTGCTCTATTGGTTCGTGAGCAACCTTCTCGGGATCGCGCAGCAGCTCTACGTCAACCGGACGCCGACGCCGACGGCGCCGGCGACTTGA